CCATAGCCGAACGGATAAGCCGGTTCGGTCGGAATATCAATGTATTTCGCACACCATCCGCCCAATGCGGTAGGACGTCCGGTACTCTTATACTGATAGTACAGAGGAATCTGCCCGTTATGCTGCGGGAAAGTCATCGGGAGTTTCCCTGAAGGATTGTAATCCCCGAACAATACATTACAGATGGCATTGCCGGCTTCGCTTCCCAACCACCAGGTACATAAGATAGCGGGAGCATCCCGGCGCACTTCATTGAAAATGACAGGACGGCCGCACATCATCAGTACAACCACAGGTTTGCCCGTCTTTACGAGTTCGGAAACCAGTTTCTGCTGTTCCGAAGAAATGGAGATATCCCCTTTTGAACGCATCTCTCCACTCTCCCATGCCTGTTCGCCCATCGCTATCACAACTACATCCGACTGGCGGGCAGCAGCCAATGTCTGTTCCAGATTCACGATCTGATTCTTTTTCAAGTCGTATCCGTCATTATAATTGACAGTTACCCCCCGCTTTTCCATTGCCTCATATAAAGTGACTACCTTACTCACCTCGGCACAAGACCATGCGCCACACATATCTTTCTGTGATTTAGCCAACGCACCAACCAAAGCCACTTTCTTAACGGAAGGAGAAAGCGGAAGGACAGCGCCTTCATTCTTCAAAAGTACAACGGAACGTTCGGCCACATAACACGCTTCCTTGCGTGATTCTTCCGAACCGATCACCGTACGTTCTCTTTCCTCATCGCAATAACGGAACGGATCATCAAACAATCCCAGCTTATATTTCTGTTCAAGAATACGTCTGACCGCATCATCCACCAGTTTCACTGATACTTTGCCTTCCTTTATCAGAGTAATCAGATTCTTGGAATAACATTCACTTACCATTTCCATATCCAGGCCGGCTTTTATGCCTTTATAAGCAGCCTCTTTTTCGTCTTTCGCATAACGGTGGTTTATCATTTCGCCTACCGAACCCCAGTCGGAGACTACGAATCCTTTGAATCCCCATTGATTTTTCAGAAGTTCTCTCAACAAGAAGCTACTTCCGGTAGCCGGTTCATTATTAAAATCATTGAATGCACTCATAAATGTGGCGGCACCCGCCTCAGCACCCGCCTTATAAGGCGGCATATAGAAATTGGCGAACTGTCCCATCGACATATCCACGCTATTGTAGTCTTTTCCCGCAGTAGAAGCTCCATATCCCGCAAAATGCTTGATACAAGAAAGAATCGTATTTTCTTTCGACAAATCATCTCCCTGCAAACCGCGTACACGTGCCTTAGCCACCAGTGAGCCATAATAGGGGTCTTCTCCTGCCCCTTCCATAACACGTCCCCAACGGGCATCCCAACTGATATCCACCATCGGAGCAAACGTCCAGTGCAATCCGGCTGCCGACGCTTCCTTCGCCGCACACCTCGAACCTCTTTCTATGGCATCCAAGTCAAAACTTGCAGCCTCAGCCAAAGGCAACGGAAAACCTGTACGGAAACCATGAATAACATCCAACCCGAAAATCAAAGGAATCCGCAGGCGCGATTTCATCGCAGCCTCTTGATATTTGCGGGTATTGGCAGCACCGGACACGTTCAAGAGAGAGCCTATCAAGCCTTTGCTTATGTCTTCCGTACGGCTAACGCGCGTATTATCGGGTCCTGTGGCAAAGCCACCGGAACATTGGCTCAACTGTCCCACCTTCTCTTCCAGTGTCATCTTCTTCATCAGACCGGACACGAAACGGTTCATCTTACTCTCGTCTGTTTGACTTTGCGCCGCACTAGTCAGCACAAAAATCATCATGCACAAATATGCTATCAGTTTCTTCATGGTTTTATAGTAATAATTTGTTCGCCTTCTTTTATTCTATATTTCTTGCCGTTAATCTTCAAGGTATAAGGTTTATTGCTTTTCACCTGCACTTGCTGACCATTGGCTACAATATCAGTTATAGTACTTCCAAACCTAAGATTCCGCAATCCCTGCTCACCCTGACCTTTCTTATGCCATTCAATCAAATCCCGGGTAGCGTCAATATTATAAAAGCCCAATACGTTTTCAATAAAAAGAGAAATCGGCCCCAACGCAGACCAGCCGCAAAAATCATGTCTCACCAACTCCCGTTTATCCTTATACTGCCGTTCGGACGGTCGGGGAGCCGAAGGAGAGTAACATTCCCAAACGGTTGCCGGCTTAAAAGTCCGATAAGTTTCGGACATCTGGGACAACAGTTTATAAGAGTTCTCATAAGCAATATCATAATATCCGTAAGTCTCAAGCGCCTTGGTAGACATATAAGCAAGTGGAAGCCATACGGCGCCCCGCCAATAATCCCCAATCTCATGATTATAGTCCTTGTCACTTCTGGCAACAGACGGCCAAGGATATTTTCCACCAAATTCGTCCGGAGCATCAGCATATTTCACCAAACGTTCCGCTTGTCCCTTATCAGGTATTTCGGCAAGCATCGACCAATACACAGCCGGAGTTCTGACTTTCACAAATGACGTATCTTTCTCGGAAAGGTCGTAATAAAATCCGTCCTTTTCATCCCAGTAGTATTTATTCAACAGGGTTTTATTTTCTTTATACAAGGCTGCAAACTCTTTAGCAATCCGCTTGTCTCCGAGTTCCTTTGCCAGACGTTCGATATACAAAGCCGAAAGAGCCTGTTGTGATACCGCATCCATCCACAACAATTCTCCTTTACGACCTCTGCCACGGGGAGTATTGTCCATACCGCTCTGCACCCAGCCCCACCGATAACCGATGTCACTTTTCTCCAAAGCAATCCGTGCGTGTCTGAAATGCAGCTTAGTCCCGCGTTTCAAAGAGTCAAACCAATAATAGTGGCGTTGCAGGAACTGCTCATCTTTCAACACCTTCCTAATGCGTTCCTTATTCCCCGTCATCTTATAATATTCATATTCCACCCATGAATAGAAAGGCGGGTTATCCGGATGCTGTATTCTGAGTGAAGAAGATTTTTTATTCAAGATTGACTCATAAAAGTTATCCAAGCTCTCTATTCCGGGAAAAACAGCAGGAGCATACCGGCAGAACAAAACCATAAATTCCGTATCCCAAATCCAAATCGTATCATCCCAAAGATTCTCGTCCATATAAGGAGACTGGAATACACCTTCCTGATATTTCACCCTTCCCCAAGCGAGTTCCCATGTTTTCCAATAAAGGTCGACAAAGTGAGGATTCTCCGGGAAAACAGGCTGAGGCAGCAATTCCCTCTTCAGTTCTCCTTTCATGAGTTCCTGCGCGTCCAGTTGAGTAGGAATGAATAATAATAAGATATATACTATTAGTTTGTTCATAACTGGTATTGATTTAAAAGTTGATGTTTACACAAAACCGAATCGTCTTTTCAGCTTTGCATCACAAAGATAGCCGCCCGGTAAATTCATCAAGGCGAATTGCGTACAAAAGGACAATAATATCGTAAACCACCCTCTTTTTTCGGTCTTCCAAACCTTGCAGAGAAGTATGCTTGTCTGTTTTTCGCCTGAACTTATACAATTTTAGCCTTCAAACATCTAGTCGTATGAGATATTATCCAGTACTTTAATTCCTTCCTTTTGTACACCTGCCACAAACAAATTCTTTAAAGACTCTGTTGAAACAGATGTGGCAGGCTTAAATTCCGGAGAGTTCATATATTCCAGCAAACTGGCGTTGAATTGCAACCCTTCGGGAGTATTGCGTGCAGTCTCCAAATCAGCCATGCAGACTAACAGTTTACCGCCACCGACATTCAATTCGAATACCAGGCCCAGTTTATGATTACGCTCAACATTGTCAATCACTTGCACAATAGGACGGTATTCTTCTGGCATATTGTCCAAAATCAGCGGATAACTATTCTTGATTATCGGATACCACTGCCAGTTTGTATGGAAATCCGTTGGGAAGTCCTTGAACAAGGCATGTTCGGGATTAGTCAAGATTCCTAATGTACCCGGCGATGCAGGTTTCTTAATACGGTCACATATACTCTTGAACATACGATAATTCCAATAATCAGTTTGAAAGAGTCCGCCTACTGTTACTTCCTTACAGTCCTCTTTGCCCGGCATCAGCAAAACTTTTCCACCTTGTTTCAGAGCACTCAACACCTCATCCGTTAATTGACGGGCAACGACTATACCCTCCGTATTCAACTGCTTCTTTGCCGGATATATCCATA
The DNA window shown above is from Bacteroides faecium and carries:
- a CDS encoding glycoside hydrolase family 3 N-terminal domain-containing protein, yielding MKKLIAYLCMMIFVLTSAAQSQTDESKMNRFVSGLMKKMTLEEKVGQLSQCSGGFATGPDNTRVSRTEDISKGLIGSLLNVSGAANTRKYQEAAMKSRLRIPLIFGLDVIHGFRTGFPLPLAEAASFDLDAIERGSRCAAKEASAAGLHWTFAPMVDISWDARWGRVMEGAGEDPYYGSLVAKARVRGLQGDDLSKENTILSCIKHFAGYGASTAGKDYNSVDMSMGQFANFYMPPYKAGAEAGAATFMSAFNDFNNEPATGSSFLLRELLKNQWGFKGFVVSDWGSVGEMINHRYAKDEKEAAYKGIKAGLDMEMVSECYSKNLITLIKEGKVSVKLVDDAVRRILEQKYKLGLFDDPFRYCDEERERTVIGSEESRKEACYVAERSVVLLKNEGAVLPLSPSVKKVALVGALAKSQKDMCGAWSCAEVSKVVTLYEAMEKRGVTVNYNDGYDLKKNQIVNLEQTLAAARQSDVVVIAMGEQAWESGEMRSKGDISISSEQQKLVSELVKTGKPVVVLMMCGRPVIFNEVRRDAPAILCTWWLGSEAGNAICNVLFGDYNPSGKLPMTFPQHNGQIPLYYQYKSTGRPTALGGWCAKYIDIPTEPAYPFGYGLSYTTFDYSDVKLLPGNGKDTYARVAVTVKNTGKYEGEEVVQLYVRDEVASITRPIKELKGFDKIKLKVGESRTVTFDVKDEQLGFYNNQMKFVVEKGDFTFMVGGNSRDLQEIKYTLN
- a CDS encoding MGH1-like glycoside hydrolase domain-containing protein, which encodes MNKLIVYILLLFIPTQLDAQELMKGELKRELLPQPVFPENPHFVDLYWKTWELAWGRVKYQEGVFQSPYMDENLWDDTIWIWDTEFMVLFCRYAPAVFPGIESLDNFYESILNKKSSSLRIQHPDNPPFYSWVEYEYYKMTGNKERIRKVLKDEQFLQRHYYWFDSLKRGTKLHFRHARIALEKSDIGYRWGWVQSGMDNTPRGRGRKGELLWMDAVSQQALSALYIERLAKELGDKRIAKEFAALYKENKTLLNKYYWDEKDGFYYDLSEKDTSFVKVRTPAVYWSMLAEIPDKGQAERLVKYADAPDEFGGKYPWPSVARSDKDYNHEIGDYWRGAVWLPLAYMSTKALETYGYYDIAYENSYKLLSQMSETYRTFKPATVWECYSPSAPRPSERQYKDKRELVRHDFCGWSALGPISLFIENVLGFYNIDATRDLIEWHKKGQGEQGLRNLRFGSTITDIVANGQQVQVKSNKPYTLKINGKKYRIKEGEQIITIKP